Proteins from a single region of Flaviflexus salsibiostraticola:
- a CDS encoding YajQ family cyclic di-GMP-binding protein: MADSSFDVVSTFDRQEVDNAVNQTVKEINQRYDFKGVDASIELKGDTIIMKANSEERCLAVYDVLQTKLVRRGVSLKSVDVGEGVPAQSGKEYRLVGALKEGISQENAKKITKLIRDEGPKSVKTQIQGDEVRVTSKSRDDLQSTIALLKEADFDFAVSFQNYR, encoded by the coding sequence ATGGCTGACTCGTCGTTCGATGTCGTGTCCACATTCGACCGGCAGGAGGTCGACAACGCCGTCAACCAGACCGTCAAGGAGATCAACCAGCGCTACGACTTCAAGGGCGTGGATGCGTCCATTGAGCTCAAGGGCGACACGATCATCATGAAGGCGAACTCTGAGGAGCGCTGCCTGGCCGTCTACGACGTGCTCCAGACGAAGCTCGTCCGCCGCGGCGTCTCGCTCAAGTCCGTCGATGTGGGCGAAGGCGTTCCAGCCCAGTCGGGCAAAGAGTACCGCCTCGTCGGAGCCCTCAAGGAGGGCATCTCCCAGGAGAATGCCAAGAAGATCACGAAACTGATCCGCGACGAGGGCCCGAAGTCGGTCAAGACCCAGATCCAGGGTGACGAGGTCCGCGTCACCTCGAAGTCCCGCGACGATCTGCAGTCGACGATCGCGCTCCTCAAGGAGGCCGACTTCGACTTCGCGGTGTCCTTCCAGAACTACCGCTGA
- a CDS encoding ComF family protein, with translation MSLLDLIFPVQCPGCGQWDTPACDACLERLCGLVDVSHRLPQLSRIDPDGTDSPLFPVWAMSSYEETGRLLQAWKRSPSADLDRLMGERAALAALQLPDLVSHGVIAIDFVPAPSHPGRYRDDTYVAGTLADSVARGFASTVDWPCTVTSRTLFAPRSGRQRGRTRRGRRMRAPVRLLADIEPRTIVLVDDVATTGATLEACWRAARGSHTILGAVCAAAVIPPAEFLRPGSADGQCDVK, from the coding sequence ATGAGCCTGCTCGACCTCATCTTTCCCGTCCAGTGCCCCGGCTGCGGGCAGTGGGATACGCCCGCGTGCGATGCCTGCCTCGAACGTCTCTGCGGTCTCGTCGATGTCTCCCACCGGCTTCCCCAGCTGTCGAGGATCGACCCGGACGGCACCGACAGCCCGCTGTTCCCCGTGTGGGCGATGTCCTCCTATGAGGAGACGGGGCGCCTCCTCCAGGCCTGGAAGAGAAGCCCGTCGGCGGACCTGGACCGGCTGATGGGTGAGCGCGCGGCGCTCGCGGCCCTGCAGCTCCCGGACCTTGTGAGCCATGGGGTCATTGCCATCGACTTCGTTCCCGCCCCCTCTCATCCGGGACGCTACCGGGACGACACGTATGTCGCAGGCACACTGGCTGACAGCGTTGCGAGGGGCTTTGCCTCGACCGTCGACTGGCCGTGCACGGTGACTTCCAGGACGTTGTTCGCACCCCGATCCGGCCGCCAGCGCGGCCGGACGAGGCGGGGCCGACGGATGAGGGCGCCGGTGCGGCTCCTCGCCGACATCGAGCCTCGGACGATCGTTCTCGTCGATGATGTCGCGACCACCGGGGCCACGCTCGAAGCGTGCTGGCGGGCGGCTCGCGGGTCCCACACGATCCTCGGTGCCGTCTGTGCGGCGGCTGTTATTCCCCCGGCTGAATTCCTCAGGCCTGGGTCCGCCGACGGTCAGTGTGACGTAAAGTGA
- a CDS encoding IS481 family transposase, whose product MSHANAALTPRARLTVARLVVDQQVPIAEVAARFQCSWPTVKRWADRYRSGESMQDRSSRPKTSPHQTPLKIRRRIVSLRLRLREGPVQLAVRVGLAPSTVHQILRHCRLNRLAHVDRATGEPVRRYEHPHPGSMIHVDVKKLGNIPDGGGWRFVGRQQGGRNRIATPDKARNHHHNPKMGHAFVHTVIDDYSRVAYAEVHNDETALTAVGVLERATAWFNTRGVTVERVLSDNGPAYRSILWRETCARLKITAKRTRPYRPQTNGKIERFHRTLADGWGYARCYTSETERRDALPGWLHHYNHHRPHTACDRLAPITRLTNLPGQYS is encoded by the coding sequence ATGTCCCACGCTAATGCAGCCCTGACCCCTCGCGCCCGTTTGACCGTCGCCCGGCTCGTCGTCGACCAGCAGGTGCCGATTGCCGAGGTCGCGGCTCGGTTCCAATGCTCCTGGCCGACGGTCAAACGCTGGGCCGACCGCTACAGGTCTGGTGAGTCCATGCAGGACCGTTCCTCTCGCCCGAAGACCTCGCCCCACCAGACCCCGTTGAAGATCAGAAGACGAATCGTGAGCCTGCGGCTGCGGCTACGGGAAGGACCGGTCCAGCTGGCCGTCCGGGTCGGGCTGGCACCCTCGACCGTTCATCAGATCCTGCGCCACTGCCGACTGAACAGACTCGCTCACGTAGACCGCGCCACCGGGGAGCCGGTGCGCCGCTATGAACACCCCCACCCCGGCTCGATGATTCACGTCGATGTGAAAAAGCTCGGCAACATCCCCGACGGCGGCGGCTGGCGCTTCGTCGGTCGCCAACAGGGAGGCCGCAACCGCATAGCAACGCCGGACAAGGCCCGCAACCACCACCACAACCCGAAGATGGGCCACGCCTTCGTCCACACCGTCATCGATGACTACTCTCGCGTCGCCTACGCCGAAGTCCACAATGATGAAACCGCTCTCACTGCCGTCGGGGTGTTGGAGCGGGCCACAGCCTGGTTCAACACCCGAGGCGTCACCGTCGAAAGAGTGCTCTCCGACAACGGTCCGGCCTACCGCTCGATATTATGGCGCGAAACCTGCGCCAGGCTGAAGATCACAGCAAAACGGACCCGCCCGTACCGACCCCAGACCAACGGGAAGATCGAGCGCTTCCACCGCACCCTGGCAGACGGGTGGGGCTACGCCCGCTGCTACACCTCAGAAACCGAGCGACGAGACGCCCTACCAGGATGGCTGCATCACTATAATCATCACCGACCCCACACAGCCTGCGACAGGCTCGCCCCAATCACCCGCTTAACCAACCTCCCCGGACAGTACAGCTAG
- a CDS encoding cold-shock protein, which translates to MATGIVKWFNGDKGFGFIEADDQSADVFVHYSAIQSKGFRTLDEGAKVEYDVEQGPKGPQATNLTVIG; encoded by the coding sequence ATGGCTACAGGTATTGTCAAATGGTTCAACGGCGACAAGGGCTTCGGCTTCATCGAGGCTGACGATCAGTCCGCCGATGTTTTCGTCCACTACTCCGCAATCCAGTCGAAGGGTTTCCGTACCCTTGATGAGGGTGCGAAGGTCGAGTACGACGTCGAGCAGGGCCCCAAGGGCCCGCAGGCCACCAATCTCACAGTGATCGGCTGA
- a CDS encoding aminoglycoside phosphotransferase family protein, with product MERLPGLTQRQAELVREWFPRAELIADLSWGLTESTVLQMSTGAQNVVIKAGGHHNSHIAREIRAYETVVHSLAERGAAPTMLRADREQRLLALTHIPGVLVDGGPLESDPVTLRAAGELLGELHGMGSSVDQAIEANLVRAALRWFDRPHRIPAAAAARARRALEDYEPRPAVVVPSHGDYSGRNWIAADQLVVIDFGRFGHRPARQDLLRMHFRRWHDHPEERVAFFSGYGDIADADGHRWWLDVLREAVATAGWAHKVGDEAFEVLGLRFIDVALDEIG from the coding sequence ATGGAGCGACTCCCGGGATTGACGCAGCGCCAGGCCGAGCTGGTCCGTGAGTGGTTTCCTCGCGCCGAGCTCATCGCCGATCTCTCCTGGGGGCTTACGGAGTCGACCGTGCTCCAGATGTCGACGGGGGCCCAGAATGTCGTCATTAAGGCCGGCGGCCACCACAACAGCCATATCGCCCGCGAGATTCGAGCCTACGAGACGGTCGTGCACAGCCTGGCCGAGCGCGGTGCAGCGCCGACGATGCTCCGCGCGGACCGGGAGCAGCGGCTCCTCGCCCTCACCCACATCCCCGGTGTCCTCGTCGACGGGGGGCCGCTCGAGAGCGATCCGGTCACTCTCAGGGCCGCAGGTGAGCTCCTGGGGGAGTTGCACGGGATGGGGAGCAGTGTCGACCAGGCCATCGAGGCCAACCTGGTCCGAGCCGCACTTCGGTGGTTCGACAGGCCGCACCGCATCCCGGCGGCCGCGGCGGCCCGAGCGCGCCGCGCGCTCGAAGACTATGAGCCCCGGCCCGCCGTGGTCGTCCCGAGCCACGGGGATTACAGCGGCCGCAACTGGATCGCCGCGGATCAGCTGGTCGTCATCGACTTCGGGCGGTTCGGTCACCGGCCGGCACGCCAGGATCTGCTGCGGATGCACTTTCGGCGATGGCACGATCACCCCGAGGAGCGGGTGGCTTTCTTCAGCGGCTATGGCGACATCGCCGACGCCGATGGGCACCGCTGGTGGCTCGACGTGCTGCGCGAGGCTGTGGCGACGGCGGGCTGGGCCCACAAGGTCGGCGACGAGGCGTTCGAGGTGCTGGGACTGCGTTTCATCGACGTCGCCCTTGACGAGATCGGCTGA
- a CDS encoding META domain-containing protein: MRRFVAAAILAVLLAGCRSVEDDMVDGTVWTASQVAGQDVGDAEVTAIFEDGRMGGRSGCNLYGAGYEISGTRFALTEPIMSTLMACDEGTMDLEQRYLRALESATGFAMTESSLELTSEDGQILVAFSAVSQDLTQTSWEIVSYLDDPGRVSVLPDPQSSVSFDGSRLWASAGCNTVDGAYEAERGSLAVGELTTTDVYCSEPVGVMEQESAVAEALRTAARYRVEGRTMTIWNESGTIVLELSRR; encoded by the coding sequence ATGCGGCGCTTCGTGGCAGCGGCGATCCTCGCGGTTCTGTTGGCGGGTTGCCGCAGTGTGGAGGACGACATGGTCGATGGGACGGTGTGGACCGCTTCGCAGGTCGCAGGCCAGGACGTCGGCGACGCCGAGGTCACGGCCATCTTCGAGGATGGTCGGATGGGCGGCAGGTCCGGATGCAATCTCTACGGGGCCGGCTACGAAATCTCGGGGACTCGCTTCGCCCTCACGGAGCCGATCATGTCGACTCTCATGGCCTGCGATGAGGGGACGATGGATCTGGAGCAGCGCTACCTGCGCGCACTCGAATCCGCGACGGGCTTCGCGATGACGGAGTCCTCGCTCGAACTGACGAGCGAGGATGGACAGATTCTCGTCGCCTTCAGCGCAGTCAGCCAGGATCTCACCCAGACGTCGTGGGAGATCGTCAGCTACCTTGACGATCCCGGGCGCGTCTCGGTCCTTCCCGACCCCCAGTCATCCGTCTCCTTCGACGGCAGCCGACTGTGGGCGAGTGCCGGCTGCAACACGGTGGACGGCGCCTACGAGGCGGAACGCGGGTCCCTGGCCGTCGGCGAGCTCACGACGACTGATGTGTACTGTTCGGAGCCCGTCGGCGTCATGGAGCAGGAGTCGGCCGTGGCGGAGGCGCTGCGAACCGCGGCGCGATACCGGGTCGAGGGGCGGACGATGACGATCTGGAACGAGTCGGGCACCATCGTGCTCGAACTGTCGAGGCGCTAG
- a CDS encoding lipoate--protein ligase family protein, whose amino-acid sequence MHGEYKEPGHKLVVVDLEVEGDRLTDVQIAGDFFLEPDSALVRITEAIEGLPADSHAADIAQAITDALKPSDELLGLSPQGIATAVRRALGHSIDWDDIEFEVIHGPVVSPMVNVAMDETLVEDVAAGRRKPFMRIWEWDSPCVVIGSFQSVANEIDWDGMNRHGVTLCRRVTGGGAMFMEAGNCITYSLVVPTALVDGMSFKDSYPFLDEWVMEALEKVGVKAHYVPLNDITSEKGKIGGAAQKHFASGVMVHHVTMSYDIDAQKMLECIRIGKEKVRDKGLRSAVKRVDPMKSQTGMAREEIIDVFLDHFAAKYGASRGEITEADIENAVERCATKFDTEEWTMRLP is encoded by the coding sequence ATGCACGGTGAATACAAGGAGCCGGGCCACAAGCTCGTCGTCGTCGACCTCGAGGTCGAGGGCGACAGGCTGACCGACGTCCAGATCGCAGGGGACTTCTTCCTCGAGCCCGACAGTGCGCTGGTGCGGATCACCGAGGCCATCGAGGGTCTGCCCGCCGACTCCCACGCGGCCGACATCGCCCAGGCCATCACCGACGCCCTCAAGCCGAGCGATGAGCTGCTGGGCCTCAGCCCCCAGGGAATCGCCACCGCCGTGCGTCGCGCCCTCGGGCATTCGATCGACTGGGATGACATCGAGTTCGAGGTCATCCACGGTCCGGTCGTCTCGCCGATGGTCAACGTCGCGATGGACGAGACGCTCGTCGAGGATGTCGCCGCGGGGCGGCGGAAACCCTTCATGAGGATCTGGGAGTGGGACTCGCCCTGCGTCGTCATCGGCTCGTTCCAGTCGGTTGCGAACGAGATCGACTGGGATGGCATGAATCGGCACGGAGTCACGCTCTGCCGCCGTGTGACGGGCGGCGGCGCCATGTTCATGGAGGCCGGCAACTGCATCACCTACTCCCTCGTCGTGCCCACGGCCCTCGTCGACGGCATGAGCTTCAAGGACTCCTACCCCTTCCTCGATGAGTGGGTGATGGAAGCCCTCGAGAAGGTCGGCGTCAAAGCTCACTACGTGCCGCTCAACGACATCACCTCCGAAAAGGGCAAGATCGGTGGCGCAGCGCAGAAGCACTTCGCGAGCGGGGTCATGGTCCACCACGTGACGATGTCGTACGACATCGACGCCCAGAAGATGCTCGAGTGCATCCGCATCGGCAAGGAGAAGGTCCGCGACAAGGGCCTGCGATCCGCGGTCAAGCGAGTCGACCCGATGAAGTCGCAGACGGGCATGGCTCGCGAGGAGATCATCGACGTCTTCCTCGATCACTTCGCCGCCAAGTATGGTGCGAGCAGGGGCGAGATCACCGAGGCCGATATCGAGAACGCCGTGGAGCGGTGCGCGACGAAGTTCGACACCGAGGAATGGACGATGCGCCTGCCCTAG
- the rpmG gene encoding 50S ribosomal protein L33, with product MASKSADVRPKITLACEVCKERNYITKKNRRNNPDRLEMKKYCARCNASTTHRETR from the coding sequence GTGGCATCGAAGTCTGCCGACGTACGCCCCAAGATCACCCTCGCCTGCGAGGTGTGCAAGGAGCGCAACTACATCACGAAGAAGAACCGTCGCAATAACCCCGACCGTCTTGAGATGAAGAAGTACTGCGCTCGTTGCAACGCATCGACGACGCACCGCGAGACCCGCTAG
- the hpf gene encoding ribosome hibernation-promoting factor, HPF/YfiA family — MEIIVQGRNAEISDRFKDYVADKLSKVEQFAPRAQRVEVEVTHEPHLAQPEVTEKIEITVIDKGPVIRAEAFASDRGAALDLATTKLIERLRRAHDRKKDHRRRAPGDKSPADLNIDLNELNGELKQERSVEQSVPSTPGQAVEQQLGDSPVIVRQKLHEAEPMSVDQALYEMELVGHPFFLFIDEDTKQPCVVYHRHGWTYGVIRLDTTVAD, encoded by the coding sequence GTGGAAATCATCGTACAAGGACGTAATGCAGAGATTTCGGATCGGTTCAAGGACTATGTTGCCGACAAGCTCTCCAAGGTGGAACAGTTCGCCCCGCGCGCGCAGCGCGTCGAGGTGGAGGTCACCCACGAACCACACCTGGCACAGCCGGAGGTGACGGAGAAGATCGAGATCACTGTCATTGACAAGGGCCCCGTGATCAGGGCGGAGGCATTCGCCTCGGATCGCGGAGCGGCGCTTGACCTTGCCACCACCAAGCTGATCGAGAGGCTGCGGCGTGCACACGACCGCAAGAAGGACCACCGCCGCCGAGCACCCGGCGACAAGAGCCCGGCCGATCTCAACATCGACCTGAACGAGCTCAATGGTGAGCTCAAGCAGGAGCGGAGCGTCGAGCAGTCCGTGCCGAGCACACCCGGTCAGGCAGTCGAGCAGCAGCTCGGCGACTCCCCGGTCATCGTGCGCCAGAAGCTGCACGAGGCCGAGCCGATGAGCGTGGACCAGGCCCTGTATGAGATGGAGCTGGTGGGTCACCCCTTCTTCCTGTTCATCGATGAAGACACGAAGCAGCCGTGCGTTGTCTACCACCGCCATGGCTGGACCTACGGCGTCATCCGACTCGACACCACGGTCGCCGACTGA
- the htpX gene encoding zinc metalloprotease HtpX, giving the protein MNRSTLNGVKTAALIGVLWAILLAIGGMLAYGSGNSSFIIIFALIGVASTAYSYWNSDKLAIRAMNAQQVSEAQFPWYHQTVRELAQKAGQPMPRLYVAPSPSPNAFATGRNPDNAAVCVTDGILDLLDKRELRAVLGHELMHVYNRDILTSSIAAGLAGIISSIAQFFLFFGMRGRNDNNPIALIGVLVTALLAPLAASLIQLAVSRTREYDADHDGAELTGDPLALASALNKISGGTARTPMRETPTMDSVSHMMIANPFAGKGRALFSTHPPMEDRIRRLEEMAGYR; this is encoded by the coding sequence ATGAATCGCTCGACACTCAACGGGGTCAAGACAGCGGCGCTCATCGGCGTGCTGTGGGCGATCCTTCTCGCCATCGGCGGCATGCTCGCCTACGGCTCGGGCAACTCCAGCTTCATCATCATCTTCGCCCTCATCGGTGTCGCCAGCACCGCCTACTCGTACTGGAACTCGGACAAGCTCGCGATCAGGGCGATGAACGCTCAGCAGGTGTCCGAGGCGCAGTTCCCCTGGTATCACCAGACGGTGCGTGAGCTCGCGCAGAAGGCAGGGCAGCCGATGCCGCGCCTCTACGTCGCGCCCTCGCCCTCGCCGAACGCGTTCGCGACCGGGCGCAACCCCGATAACGCCGCGGTCTGTGTGACCGACGGAATCCTCGACCTGCTCGACAAGCGGGAGCTCCGAGCGGTCCTCGGCCACGAGCTCATGCACGTCTACAACAGGGACATCCTCACCTCGTCGATTGCTGCAGGGCTTGCCGGCATCATCTCCTCGATCGCGCAGTTCTTCCTGTTCTTCGGGATGAGGGGGAGGAACGACAACAACCCAATCGCCCTCATCGGCGTTCTCGTCACTGCGCTTCTCGCACCCCTGGCCGCCAGCCTCATTCAGCTCGCCGTGTCCCGCACGCGCGAGTACGACGCCGACCACGATGGTGCGGAGCTGACCGGGGACCCGCTGGCGCTCGCCTCCGCGCTCAACAAGATCTCGGGCGGCACGGCACGGACGCCGATGCGGGAGACACCGACGATGGACAGCGTGTCGCACATGATGATCGCGAATCCGTTTGCCGGTAAGGGCAGGGCACTGTTCTCCACCCACCCGCCGATGGAGGACCGGATCCGCCGCCTCGAGGAGATGGCCGGCTACCGGTAG
- a CDS encoding FAD-dependent oxidoreductase: MSDRPLSVAVIGAGPAGIYAADILSKSDIKASIDLYERLPAPFGLVRYGVAPDHPRIKQIIVALYKILQRGDIRLIGNVTVGEDITIEEMQEHYDAIIIATGADRDAPLDIPGVDLEGCYGAADFVFWYDGHPDYPREWPLDATEVAVIGAGNVALDVARMLAKHPDDLLVTEIPENVEKGLRESRVTDVHVFARRGPAQVKFTPLELRELGKVPDVDVIVYEEDFDFDDGSQEAINTSNQTKQIVTTLTDWVMREEEFTASRRIHLHMMQAPVEILGTDRVEGVRMERTELTGDGSVRGTGNYIDYPVQAVYRAVGYFSSPITGLPFDDVRGVVPNVEGRVIVPGGDHLPGVYATGWIKRGPVGLIGSTKSDARETITHLVDDAKAGKLERADDFATGGEAMMALLDDRGVRYTTWEGWEVLEQFEKTLGETQGRERIKVVERDTMTAVSRGEEHDGKLY; encoded by the coding sequence GTGAGCGATCGTCCCCTGTCAGTTGCTGTCATCGGCGCGGGGCCTGCCGGCATCTATGCTGCCGACATCCTGTCGAAGTCCGACATCAAAGCGTCGATCGACCTCTACGAGAGGCTGCCGGCCCCCTTCGGGCTCGTCCGCTACGGGGTCGCTCCCGACCATCCGCGGATCAAGCAGATCATCGTCGCCCTCTATAAGATCCTCCAGCGCGGCGACATCCGCCTCATCGGCAATGTCACCGTCGGTGAGGACATCACGATCGAGGAGATGCAGGAGCATTACGACGCGATCATCATCGCAACCGGTGCTGACCGGGACGCTCCTCTCGACATCCCCGGCGTCGATCTCGAGGGCTGCTACGGCGCGGCCGACTTCGTCTTCTGGTACGACGGGCACCCGGACTACCCGAGGGAGTGGCCGCTCGACGCGACGGAGGTCGCCGTCATCGGCGCCGGCAACGTCGCGCTCGACGTGGCCCGTATGCTCGCGAAGCACCCGGATGACCTGCTCGTCACTGAGATCCCCGAGAATGTCGAGAAGGGCCTGCGGGAGAGCCGGGTGACCGATGTGCACGTGTTCGCGCGCCGCGGCCCCGCCCAGGTCAAGTTCACTCCGCTCGAGCTGCGCGAGCTCGGCAAGGTCCCCGATGTCGACGTCATCGTCTACGAGGAGGACTTCGACTTCGACGACGGTTCGCAGGAGGCGATCAACACCTCCAATCAGACGAAGCAGATCGTCACGACCCTCACCGACTGGGTCATGAGGGAGGAGGAGTTCACTGCCTCCCGGCGGATTCACCTGCACATGATGCAGGCCCCGGTCGAGATCCTCGGCACCGACAGGGTCGAGGGCGTCCGGATGGAGCGGACAGAGCTGACCGGCGACGGTTCCGTGCGTGGCACCGGGAACTACATCGACTACCCGGTCCAGGCCGTCTACCGTGCCGTCGGCTACTTCTCATCTCCCATCACCGGCCTGCCGTTCGATGACGTTCGCGGCGTCGTCCCCAATGTCGAGGGCCGCGTCATCGTACCCGGCGGTGACCACCTGCCGGGTGTCTATGCGACCGGCTGGATCAAGCGCGGGCCCGTCGGCCTCATCGGCTCGACGAAGTCCGACGCGAGGGAGACGATCACCCACCTGGTCGACGATGCGAAGGCGGGCAAGCTCGAGCGGGCAGACGACTTCGCGACAGGCGGCGAGGCGATGATGGCGCTGCTCGACGACCGCGGCGTCAGGTACACGACCTGGGAGGGCTGGGAGGTCCTCGAGCAGTTCGAGAAGACCCTCGGCGAGACTCAGGGGCGCGAGCGGATCAAGGTTGTCGAGCGCGACACGATGACCGCGGTCTCCCGCGGCGAAGAGCACGACGGGAAGCTGTACTGA
- a CDS encoding SixA phosphatase family protein, translating into MPTLLVMRHAKSSWSTGLADHERPLNGRGRRQAVAAGEWLAEHHPTIDRVLCSSSSRTRETLERVRDGGVQIGTVTFHRDLYESTPTEALGLLRGLDGEQTVLLLGHYPGAPMLVEMLDPASPELDFVTSAIAALDIDGPWAAVGRGSGRLTSFVAPGRE; encoded by the coding sequence ATGCCCACCCTGCTCGTCATGAGGCACGCGAAGTCCTCCTGGAGCACCGGCCTCGCCGACCACGAGAGGCCGCTGAACGGACGTGGGCGTCGCCAGGCAGTGGCCGCCGGTGAGTGGCTCGCCGAGCATCATCCGACGATCGACAGAGTGCTCTGCTCATCATCAAGCCGCACACGCGAGACCCTGGAACGAGTCCGCGACGGCGGCGTGCAGATCGGCACGGTCACGTTCCACCGGGATCTGTATGAGTCCACGCCGACTGAGGCTCTGGGACTTCTGCGTGGTCTGGACGGCGAGCAGACGGTTCTGCTGCTGGGCCACTACCCCGGCGCCCCGATGCTGGTCGAGATGCTCGACCCGGCCAGTCCCGAGCTCGATTTCGTCACAAGCGCGATCGCCGCGCTCGACATCGACGGCCCCTGGGCAGCGGTGGGGCGGGGGAGCGGCAGGCTCACGTCGTTTGTCGCACCGGGACGGGAGTGA
- a CDS encoding LpqB family beta-propeller domain-containing protein: MRRLFTLLLALMLLAACTSLPTEGPVNATRAPTGTNQTVGFHAAGPREGSTPEEIVQGFLTASAAGLSDDFEVARQYLSPRASELWRPLEVVRIYSDSRPPVTTRTDTEAVRLNLGSEGSLLQNGRFEASRPDAVITTEFSLARNADGEWRIIDLDNGLLMSSTLFESQYSQAVLHFLTSDSQYLVPDLRWFPQNTYATFAARELFLGPSPWLADAVRTAIPPGTALGSRGITISGGTAAVSLNDEVLSVTGYQRALFSTQVEETLTLLPNVQNVELLVEGTPWEVGQTADLSPYPLGDPRLIVNVGGRPSLYRDGSAVSLRMSDVPEDVESLAVGYGDDSSIVGISGDSLITLPNSGAAPVTLLQGPGVVRPSVDIYDWVWSGTADRPGVLTAFKDGERVDLAVLLPRGGGTIDSVHVSREGARAIIVWRSETAVYMSAVAIIRGGDGAPAAIGEPIEIGAGLEQILDVAWIDETTVAALATLPGGTSPGIYSVPIGGSITAITEVNGAVSITAGAGERSLILATENGQVLERSGGGWRLLLTDGSSPALSG, from the coding sequence ATGAGACGGCTGTTCACGCTCCTTCTCGCCCTGATGCTCCTCGCGGCCTGCACCTCGCTGCCCACGGAGGGTCCGGTCAACGCCACTCGCGCGCCCACCGGCACGAACCAGACGGTCGGCTTCCACGCCGCAGGCCCGCGGGAGGGATCGACTCCGGAGGAGATCGTTCAGGGCTTCCTCACCGCCTCCGCAGCGGGACTGTCGGACGACTTCGAGGTCGCCCGTCAATACCTCTCACCCCGGGCCTCAGAGCTGTGGCGCCCGCTCGAGGTGGTGCGGATCTATTCTGACTCGCGGCCGCCCGTCACGACCCGCACGGACACCGAGGCGGTCAGGCTCAACCTCGGATCCGAGGGCTCTCTTCTGCAGAACGGGCGGTTCGAGGCATCCCGGCCCGACGCGGTCATCACGACCGAGTTCTCGCTCGCGCGCAACGCCGACGGAGAATGGCGGATCATCGACCTCGACAACGGCCTGCTCATGTCGTCCACGCTCTTCGAATCCCAGTACTCGCAGGCGGTCCTCCACTTCCTCACCTCCGACTCGCAGTACCTCGTTCCAGATCTGCGGTGGTTCCCGCAGAACACGTACGCGACCTTCGCGGCGAGAGAGCTCTTCCTCGGCCCATCGCCGTGGCTGGCCGACGCGGTGCGGACGGCGATCCCGCCGGGCACGGCCCTCGGCAGCCGCGGCATCACCATCAGCGGCGGGACCGCCGCCGTGTCGCTCAACGACGAGGTGCTGTCCGTCACCGGCTACCAGCGAGCGCTCTTCAGTACTCAGGTCGAGGAGACCCTCACGCTTCTGCCGAATGTCCAGAACGTCGAACTCCTCGTCGAGGGCACGCCCTGGGAGGTCGGTCAGACGGCCGACCTGTCGCCCTACCCGCTGGGTGATCCGCGCCTCATCGTCAACGTCGGCGGCCGTCCCTCCCTCTACCGAGATGGCTCGGCCGTGTCACTGCGTATGAGCGACGTGCCGGAGGATGTCGAATCCCTCGCCGTCGGCTATGGCGACGACTCGTCGATCGTCGGGATCTCGGGAGACTCTCTCATCACGCTGCCGAACAGCGGGGCGGCCCCGGTCACGCTCCTTCAGGGCCCCGGCGTCGTCCGACCCTCCGTCGACATCTACGACTGGGTCTGGTCCGGAACCGCGGACCGTCCCGGCGTCCTCACCGCCTTCAAAGACGGTGAGCGGGTCGACCTGGCGGTACTGCTCCCGCGGGGTGGGGGCACCATCGACTCCGTCCACGTCTCCCGCGAGGGTGCCCGGGCGATCATCGTCTGGCGGTCGGAGACGGCCGTCTACATGTCGGCCGTCGCCATCATCCGCGGTGGCGACGGCGCTCCGGCCGCGATCGGGGAGCCGATCGAGATCGGTGCGGGCCTCGAGCAGATCCTCGACGTCGCGTGGATCGACGAGACGACAGTCGCCGCGCTCGCGACACTGCCGGGCGGCACGAGCCCCGGGATCTACTCCGTCCCGATCGGCGGCTCGATCACGGCGATCACCGAGGTCAACGGCGCAGTCTCGATCACCGCCGGGGCGGGGGAGAGGTCGCTCATCCTCGCCACCGAGAACGGCCAGGTCCTCGAGCGCTCGGGCGGGGGATGGCGGCTGCTGCTGACCGATGGCAGCTCGCCCGCACTGTCCGGCTGA